agaaacaataccTTATTTTTTACTAGGCCGCATATAATTGCTGCATGTGATGGCAGAGTTGTTCCTCCAATATATTTGAGGACTCCATTGGAACCTGGAAGACTGGACAGCTCAAATTGATCAGATATGTCCAGAAACAAACGAGATCCAATTTCTCTTGTAACGTCTAAAAGATGCACAAAGGCTGAACTAGTAACAGCCTCATATTCGGCAATCCCAGTAACCACCACCTGTGGCTTCAACTTCCTTATCAGCTCTATCATTAAATCAGACTGGCGAGGTGCTTCAATAATTGTAAGTGAATCCTCTGAAGGATTATCAGTTCCTGCACCCTAAATTGAGAAACAAATGTAGTTACGAAAGATGCCCCAACTACCCAAggaaaattctaaattgtACTAAGGAACCCATTACCTATGGACAGAAgactttttaaaacttttatgGAAAACTCAATATAAATTGGgccttttttttggtttctacaTCCTCTTGTTAAGTATATTTGATCCCAGAATACCACATGAGTGAGACCTACAACTTCTCAGTGTTGATCcaagaatattttaattattcactaaactGTAATCATCATAATATTACCAAGGCTGTGAGTATCTAATAAAGACTTTGAAATTCGCACTAATGCTTATGGTAACATTGCAAGGGCCGACTTTTGGGTTGATAATACATTGACCCACAAAAgtaataaataacaaattagaATGACAGTACCGCAACATTGCAAATACCACACCTCAATTGCTAACGACGTTAACCAATTCCTTGGAAGGTGGCGGGTCAGATGTTCATCAACAATTGCAAGACGAGGTGAGAACAGCCGAAGAGCATTTTCTATCGCCACAGCTCTTGAAGGAAAAACAACCACATTCTTATacaacaaatgagagaaaacaAGTCAGAAATGCGGCTCACACTACAGCACAGGAAAAGAGTAAACATGAAGTTCTGCAGGGTTAcacttataaatataaaaaaatctttagATTTCCATGATTTTAGTTCTatgtttattcttttattttgctaCAAAACTTAGCCTTTGAAAGAAGTATAAGTATAATTCCACATCACTCTTGGCTGTGTCACTTTGTAAGCAAGGACAGACCACCACAcaattcaaaaaacaaatcacAGCAAATCTATTATGTGTCATACAATAACTCACATaattaaaagggaaaaaaaaattctacagGGAATATAAATTACTGAAACTCTGTTTATTATAGCACATAGCATATCAAATGGAACCGAGAAATAAAGTAccaagacagagagagagagagagagagagagagagagagagagagagagagagagagagagaattccaagatatttttatataattctAAAAGCAAGACAATGAATTTATTGCCTATTTTGAACCATGATTTCATAAGCAATAAGACATTGGTTGAAGATATCTTGATACCTACAAAGCTAATCTAGtaaactctctctttcttggTCTTTAATCCCCTATGATTATAGTTTtctgtatgtatgtatatacataACAGGGACAATGAGGGTAGACAACTAAGTTATTTCCTACCAGCTTCTcatctttattctttttcttctgcttgACAAACCTACTAATGACTTAcaatctaaatttaatattagaACATCACATAAACTGTGGGATGGATAGAATAGAACAAAGTTTTGTTGAAAGTGTAATCATAGATCCCAAATATTTAGGTCTTTACACCACAAAAATAGCCAGAGACATCAGTTTAAAAATTCTTAGAGGTATATTCATGCTAATTTTCAAGTTGGGATCCATTTGTCACCTGCTAAAACTCTATATTCAACAGcattcttaattttattttctcttttttgtgaTGGTAATGACCCATGCAAATTTATGTGAGATCTTTCTATTGAGTAAATGTGACTTAGTAAGATAACTTGAACAGAGCAAAATCACTTGCAtctaggaaaaagaaagacatgTTCCACACAAGAGTtactaataataattcaattgaggcAGAAAAGGGAAAAGGTTTGATGCAAAAGCATGAACACATAATCAGTATAGTTGACGTCTTCTTACGTCAGCTTTGAGTGGAATGCGGTGATATGTTTTCATAAATCCAGCAATGAGATTACGAAAATGTTTGCTTCCAGCTGGTGGCTCATATGTGCCAAAAGAACTCCCTTTCAGAACACTGGAAAGATAAGCTAGGAAGGGAATCTTCTCATCTGCCACAGCATCATCTTCAAATGATAAATCTAAAGAACTGCTGATCTCATGGAAGCCATTGTtaagaaactcaaaaattgTCTTGACCTGTCAGTTTATGCAATTCAGTATCCTTTTAATTTCCCTATCTTTAAGTACAATGAACGTTGACTTTGTAAGGATAAATGAAGTGCACCTGATTTGGTTGGCGAAGTTGACAGCTGTAAACTGATAAAGCATGAGATATTCGGCCACCAGCATTTCCATAGGCCCACGCTGTCCGAGCACAAATAGGCTGATCTCCAGAAAGTCCCATGAAGAACTCAAAACGATGTGGACTgttcttttcaatttcaactaaggCGGAGATATCTGTGTCTGCAGCCTGTAACAATGAAATTTCAAGAGAAGCGCAACTTcgaagaagaaattttttttctttctataattAGGGGTATACTTGCCTGGAGAATTTTAGTCTGCCAAAGCTTGTTAACATGGAAACCACGGCGTTCAAACAAGCGCTTACAAACAGCTTGTCCTGGACGACCCCCCATATTGAAGATCATTATTCCCATCGGTTTAATGACATCTATTCCTTCCTCCACTGCCCGGGCAATTAGACCTAAGCCAAACTGATCCTCAAGAAAACCCTACATAATGTAGAAAGTTTTTCATAAGCAAACTTTATGTTATGGTTTCTAACAATGAATGGAAATTGGAAGAACTAGCTTATCAATTGACACAGTTGATCAGTTGTTGGAAAGCCAAAGTACATATAATTAGCAAACAATTTCCATGTGTAACTAAAGCAAATAATAGAATTGTGATGATATTTACGTAGCACTGGATGCCTCCTAAGATACAATGCAGAATACATTATCAAGGATCTGTCCAAACCTGAAGCGCACAATAATTGCTCAATGAATGTAGAAATTCCTCACTTGCATTCTCTGTAATCATTTTAGACATAGCATCTGGATTTGGGTTAAGAATCTGCAAGAGCAcaaacaaggaaaaagaatCAGTCAAAATAATGATCCACCCGGTATGAACCTTCAAAACGGCCATTTGACAAACTAGCTTTATCCCCTTTAAATTGTAATTGTTGACAGTACCTGAGGTATGCATCCAACAATTCGTTCTAGTTGAATATCATTAGTTCTACAATAAGATAGCAGATCCGATTCATGAAACTCTACTCTGTCCAgcaaagttttcttctctgcATCATAGATGGGTTGACCTTTTTCATCCATAGCATTTAAGTACAAGTTTATCCATGACATCTTTACTGCTCTAGGATTGATATCAAGGCCGTACACCTGAAAAAGGTAGTTTCTTCATCAGTAAGAGAAGCCGAAAAGGCAAAGGATAAACATGGTAAAGTACgacaaacaaacacaaaattacCTTCGACGGCAGCCACTTCTCAGCAATGGCAATGGATATCCAACCATTTCCACAACCAAGCTCAGCAACTGTCTTGTCCTTGAAGATAGAATCTGAATGTCTATTTAGTCCTTCAAAAAAAGTAAAGGACCAGTCCTCTGGAACAAAAATACTAGGGATAACCATCATCGTCAATTTCTTCCTACCCTGGTAACCTGCAGTAGCCCAATAACATTTGACAAGCATGGTAAGCAGATATTTGTGTAGCCATTGATGATTGCATAATACATGAAGTATTAAATCCAACCATGATTTCAgataaatattaacaaaaaaacatgTCCATACAATAGCACTATCCTCATCGTATACAAGAATTTTAATTGTTCAGAACTTTCCTGTTCTACTCTATCTTAAGGTCATCTTATAACTCAATAAGATTCAATCGACCCtaataaaaagagagagacaaaTCTTCAACGATATGTGCGTATGACATTATAAATTGTTTGGTTATCCTACATctagaaatagaaaatttgaagttAACTGAGTGAAAATGAGTCAgtggaaaggaaaaaagtgaCTTGGTTTCCCAGTTGTTCAGAAAAGAACCAACCAAGGAATAGGATTGGTTAATGAGAAAACGACGagtaaaagcaaaaaagaattcaaaaagCCCACAAATTGATACACGCACCCAAAGTAAAAGACAGTGACAGACAACAAATGAGACAATTGTCGTAATTTAGATCATTGGATTCAAAGGATTAAATATTCCAtttcttccattttcattCCCTCCATTTTCTCAGCAAACAAACAGGCGACGATacagcaaataaaaaagagaaatttgaatgggagagagagagagagtgtgtttGCGTGTTACCTTCATACTGATCGAAGAAGATGTCTTCAATCTGAAAATGGTATGTCCGGAAGCATTGATCGCAGGCTTCCTTGGAGGGGAAGCGATTTTGGAGGTCCGTGAGGAAGATCCGAGCTTGAGTTCGGGTCTTGGGATCCTCGAGACGCTCCAGCACTGATCTCAAGGCGCCGTATGCGGCATCGCCCGACTGCTGACACCGCTTCAGGAAGTCGTCCACCGATCCTAACGGCACGTCGTTCTTCGCCATTTCCACTCTCTTGTTCCTGCTTCCTGCCTTTCGCGAGATTTCTGTAGGTAGAAGAACAAAGATAGAGAGTGAGATAGAtaatgtgtgtgtatatatagggGATAGAGTGAGTGGGAGAAAAATGCTGCCGAAGCAAAGTAGAACGCCGGTGAAGGTTGTTCCCGGTTTTTCGTCATGGccttttaatattaatattaatattttggttAGACTTTGACCAAGAtattctcttttcctttttcttgcaCGTCAAAAATAaatggcttattatcacaaaacgtccccaaggtttatgaaattatcatattgtatttttaatatttttgtgtcacttatggtcctcaagattagtatgtgcaatcacaaatggtccctaccGTTAAGTTCTGtcaaaactctgttagtttgctgatgtggcatatatatatcacaaaacatctctgaggtttacacatttatcacaaatggtccatacaaatttttttattttttaatttaaaattcataaaattttggttttcattttaaaattatttataaataataataaaaaaccatttatagaaggatttaattttaaggaccatttatgaactataaacctttaatttttttcatttttaaattttatgaattttaaattattttttaaaaacttcattagtttgttatgGAGCCCAcaactacaataatatagtgtcacatatatttaatttgtgataggtgtgtgaacctcaatgatgttttgtgatatacatatatgtcacgtcagcaaactaatgGAGTTTTTGACATAACttaacggcagggaccatttgtgatcatgcatacaaatcttgaggaccacgaatgacaaaaaaaaaacattaaagatgcaatctgatagtttcgtaaaccttaaggacgttttgtgataataagtcaaaataaattaagagaATTACACACCCAAagttcatttacaacataacaaagaggcttttaacttcttataaattacagaACTACCAtctatttcttaaaataagcACAACCCCAAAAGCTCATTAAAAAACCCATAACACTCAATAAGGCataagtaatttaataattaaaattaaattaaatagagCCAGCTgttattttttagattttttttggatttgtttataaaaattaaatggtgtagggtttatttatatttttgtgctAAAATTGgatatatgactaaatatctctattttttaacttctaataattatttatacaCATATTCTTCATAGtgaattcatataaaaataagaagaaataaaaaatacatgtttGGGCCTAGATTTTTTCGCTTATGGGTATAAAAAGAATGGGCATTCAAAGATGGCGGCaactagagaaagaagaaCGCTTTGGACTTGAAAAGACTTTCAAGCCCATACGGGTGGTTTGAATAACGAAAGAAGCTGAACCTTTCAAAGCAAAGGAAGGTTTGCCTCAACGAGAGAGCGTTTATAAGGAAGTTTGCTTACTTAGTGCTTGcaattcaaaagaaatgagCTCAACCATAAAAGGAGATGGTCTGCTCCTGCAAATTGATGAATTGTTTGCCTTATCGAGAGAGAAAACAACAAAGGCCATAATCTTTCATGACTGTAAAAGTACTTGCCTCACCAAAAAGAGCAAGAACAGAGGCCGAACCGAGTCTAGAATTTCACCGCCCAAATTATCATAAAGTAGCTGAGGGTCACCTTTTCCACCACCCAGATTGACCAATTGCAAgtgaaaacataaaattaaagttatgaGGATTGACTATACGCGTGTCAGAGAACGACCATAATCTCGACTAGAAGAATACAAAGTCTATAAAATAGAAGAAAGATCGATGAAATAAGGGTCCATCACTAATCAAACAAATCAAGCCCAACGACTGCTAATATGCACCATTTAACCTTTTATCATGTAGTTCAtagtttttaatgtttttttcttagaaattaGTGTAACTCTCATTAAAGAGAACTCAGAAACCATTCTGAGTTCTTGGGCATTCCTCATCTCAATCATCCATTTCATATATCAACaagattttcctttttgccGTTTATAAAGTCAATTTTTGAGCACCACCTAATCCATCTAAATTTCTTGAGATGCTCCAATTTCTTGAGCTATCTGAACCCATTGAGCTACCGAGTTTGGTGATACTATCCAACCATCATCTCATTCTAAAGGTCTTGTGGTCGATGCCTAGAATCTTACGATGAAGAATCTGTTCCTATCTAGGCCATTGCtaaaaaagaagttaagatCATCGTACCACATGCGGTCACTCATGACCGTGGTATTAGCAtgccacacacacacacacactaagAAGGACGtctttgataaccatttcaattttattttttattttttattttttgtgctacagtatagagaaaaaagagggagaatagaagtgagaatgagaataTAAATGAGATTGGGAGGGAAGATGAGCTAAGAAGataggagtaacaaaagtaaaaactgaaatctatttgaaattgtaaCTACTCCCTCCCATCCTCTcttgcaatttcattttcagtCCCATTATAACTCTCATTTCCCTCCATACTCTAgtaccaagaaaaaaaaaatctaaaaactaaaattgaaatggttatcagaTGTGTTCGTAGTTAACTATATAAAGCAGAAggtagagaatggtgaaacattcaaaataccagaaaatgcccttatttaatgcaaacattaagaattagaattattaattaaatgaggataatatggtaaattcacactttttcatattaaaaaaaattaaaattaaaagaaaaatcagataatggatcttatttttatgaaacacaactacccattatcttttttaattttgaaataaattaaaaaaaatttttaaaaaaagcctctcacagaatttttttttaattctgaaacacaactacccattatcagataatggatattttttgaattttgaaagtTTCACATTTTGAGACTTCTCTTaagactttattttattgtgtCATTATTTCAAACTTTAATGGcatatatttttacataaataaTTCAATCCAGTTGGAATTTTatggcttttttttaaattttattttcaatgccTTCTTAGGTCATCTTATggattttttgtaatttagtCTAGGAGTGAGGCTGAAGCTTCTTGACAAAGCTCTGTCATTAGGTGATATGATAGCCACTCCCggaactttttctttctttctaatatTTTCTCATTTATGCAGCCAACAACATGCGAGCAGACAGTATCTTTGACAAAGACAAGCATGCTGCATGTGTTTTGAGAGTAGCACACTTGTACAAAAGATGAGAtgaccaataaaaaaaatgtctaACAGCATATATTCCCTTGCCTTTATTT
The window above is part of the Prunus dulcis chromosome 1, ALMONDv2, whole genome shotgun sequence genome. Proteins encoded here:
- the LOC117613254 gene encoding methionine S-methyltransferase, with the protein product MAKNDVPLGSVDDFLKRCQQSGDAAYGALRSVLERLEDPKTRTQARIFLTDLQNRFPSKEACDQCFRTYHFQIEDIFFDQYEGYQGRKKLTMMVIPSIFVPEDWSFTFFEGLNRHSDSIFKDKTVAELGCGNGWISIAIAEKWLPSKVYGLDINPRAVKMSWINLYLNAMDEKGQPIYDAEKKTLLDRVEFHESDLLSYCRTNDIQLERIVGCIPQILNPNPDAMSKMITENASEEFLHSLSNYCALQGFLEDQFGLGLIARAVEEGIDVIKPMGIMIFNMGGRPGQAVCKRLFERRGFHVNKLWQTKILQAADTDISALVEIEKNSPHRFEFFMGLSGDQPICARTAWAYGNAGGRISHALSVYSCQLRQPNQVKTIFEFLNNGFHEISSSLDLSFEDDAVADEKIPFLAYLSSVLKGSSFGTYEPPAGSKHFRNLIAGFMKTYHRIPLKADNVVVFPSRAVAIENALRLFSPRLAIVDEHLTRHLPRNWLTSLAIEGAGTDNPSEDSLTIIEAPRQSDLMIELIRKLKPQVVVTGIAEYEAVTSSAFVHLLDVTREIGSRLFLDISDQFELSSLPGSNGVLKYIGGTTLPSHAAIICGLVKNKVYSDLEVAFVISEEEAIFKALSKTVELLEGNTAPISQCYYGCLFHELLAFQLADRHPPAQRETASTKSAEMIGFASSAISVLNNAELSISEAGNSSLIHMDVDQSFLLVPSPVKAAIFESFARQNIAESEIDVTTSIKQFIKSTYGYPVDSSTEFIYADSSLALFNKLVVCCIQEGGTLCFPAGSNGNYVSAAKFLKANIVTIPTKPADGFKLTDKVLSGALETVNKPWVYISGPTINPTGLIYSNKEIESLLSICAKVGARVVIDTSFSGLEFDFEGWGGWNLVDSLSKLNSSNPSFCVSLLGGLSLKMLSGALKFGFLVLNQSVLVETFYSFPGLSKPHNTVKYAVKKLLSLREQKPGDLWDAIAEHTKNLKSRSKRLKETLEKCGWDVLEPCGGVSMVAKPTSYLNKSVKFKKSPNDGGSTQKETMSEVKLDDSNIREVIYKGTGLCINSGSWTGIPGYCRFTIALEESEFERALDCVVKFKDTIKN